The Bacteroidota bacterium genome includes a region encoding these proteins:
- a CDS encoding methylmalonyl-CoA mutase family protein: MRNKKNKNLFSDFPEISSSQWEEKIKKDLKGQDYYKKLVWKTINGFDLKPYYRKDDLKELTHLEHSPGNYPFVRGNTNENDWDICVEITNKNIAKANKEAINTISKGATSVVFDVSELRSKRQFFDLLNNINLQKVSFLFKGSLSYLALLGYIKDLIKEKEIDSQKFNASFEFDAFSDLLINDDSLESPEKSIKNLIEIIEISDKDLPQLKVINIRGDIYNNSGASTVQELAFALSAANEYLSKLTDKSLEIDKIAPKIQFTFATDSDYFIEIAKIRAIRYLWALIVEQYNPKTKESGKTKIHSTTSSWNKSIYDPYTNMLRLTTEAMSSVIGGTDSLLVNPFDQIFTTSGEFSKRIARNLQLLLKEESHFDKVVDPAAGSYYIESTTNSLIEKSFELFKEIQRKGGFLEAVKSGFIQNEVEKTATQQREMLLKKKKNVLGTSIFPNSEEKIIDNLDKNIKNKTAFKKLKISRLAIPFEELRLATERFEKNGGQLPKVFIVPIGNPAMASARQIFSRNFFACAAFDIVENARFPDSTKAINSSLDNKANIVVICSSDNEYKDLATNICKGIKNKNKDIFIVVAGNPVEEIENLKNAGIDDFIHLKTNILDSLKKYQKHFKII, translated from the coding sequence ATGAGAAATAAAAAAAATAAAAACCTTTTTTCAGACTTCCCTGAAATCAGTAGCTCTCAATGGGAAGAGAAAATAAAAAAAGATTTAAAGGGGCAAGATTACTACAAAAAGCTTGTTTGGAAAACAATAAATGGTTTTGATTTGAAGCCGTATTATCGTAAAGATGATTTAAAAGAATTAACACATTTAGAACATTCACCCGGAAATTATCCCTTTGTAAGAGGAAATACAAATGAAAATGATTGGGATATTTGTGTTGAAATTACTAATAAAAATATTGCTAAAGCAAACAAAGAAGCTATAAATACAATTTCAAAAGGAGCAACATCTGTTGTTTTTGATGTTTCTGAACTTAGAAGTAAACGACAGTTTTTTGACCTATTAAATAATATTAACCTACAAAAGGTTTCCTTTTTATTTAAAGGCTCCTTATCTTATTTAGCTTTACTTGGCTATATCAAAGATTTAATAAAAGAGAAAGAAATTGATTCCCAAAAATTTAATGCTTCATTTGAATTTGATGCTTTTTCAGATTTATTAATTAATGATGATTCTCTCGAATCTCCTGAAAAATCTATTAAAAATCTTATAGAAATAATTGAAATTTCTGACAAAGACCTACCCCAACTGAAAGTAATAAATATTCGTGGAGACATTTACAATAATTCTGGTGCATCAACTGTTCAAGAACTTGCATTTGCCTTATCTGCCGCAAATGAATACCTCAGTAAATTAACTGATAAAAGTCTTGAAATTGATAAAATAGCACCAAAAATTCAATTTACATTTGCAACCGATTCCGATTATTTTATTGAAATTGCAAAAATCAGAGCTATTAGATATTTGTGGGCTTTAATTGTTGAACAGTACAATCCCAAAACAAAAGAATCGGGAAAAACAAAAATTCATAGCACAACATCATCATGGAACAAAAGTATTTACGATCCATATACAAATATGTTAAGATTAACCACAGAGGCAATGTCATCTGTTATTGGTGGAACTGATTCTTTGTTGGTAAATCCTTTTGATCAAATATTTACAACAAGTGGAGAATTTTCTAAACGCATTGCTCGTAATCTTCAACTTTTATTAAAAGAAGAATCTCATTTTGATAAAGTTGTTGATCCTGCTGCAGGTTCATATTACATTGAAAGCACAACAAATTCTTTGATTGAAAAATCTTTTGAACTTTTTAAAGAAATACAACGCAAAGGTGGTTTTTTAGAAGCAGTAAAATCAGGATTTATTCAAAATGAAGTTGAAAAAACTGCTACTCAACAAAGGGAAATGCTTTTAAAGAAAAAGAAAAATGTTTTGGGAACAAGTATTTTTCCCAATTCAGAAGAAAAAATAATTGACAACCTTGACAAAAATATTAAAAACAAAACAGCTTTTAAAAAGCTTAAAATTAGTCGCTTGGCAATTCCTTTTGAAGAACTAAGACTTGCAACTGAAAGATTTGAAAAAAACGGGGGTCAATTACCAAAAGTATTTATAGTTCCAATCGGAAATCCTGCAATGGCATCAGCACGCCAAATATTTTCAAGAAACTTTTTTGCTTGTGCAGCTTTTGATATTGTAGAAAACGCTCGATTTCCTGACAGCACAAAAGCTATCAATTCCTCTTTGGATAACAAAGCTAACATTGTTGTTATTTGTAGTTCGGATAACGAATACAAAGATTTAGCAACAAATATTTGTAAAGGTATAAAAAATAAAAACAAAGATATTTTTATAGTTGTAGCAGGAAATCCTGTTGAGGAAATCGAAAATTTAAAAAACGCTGGGATTGATGATTTTATTCATCTGAAAACAAATATTTTAGACAGTTTGAAAAAATATCAAAAGCACTTTAAAATAATATAA
- a CDS encoding FeoA family protein has protein sequence MDYRLSELNKGQCGTIIKNSSKGIIRRRLLDMGIVKGVDFKVLRKAPFGDPLELQINGFFLSLRKKEAENIFVSLKESK, from the coding sequence ATGGATTATCGATTATCGGAGCTTAACAAGGGGCAATGTGGAACAATTATTAAGAATAGTTCTAAAGGAATAATTAGAAGACGACTATTGGATATGGGAATAGTAAAAGGCGTTGATTTTAAAGTATTAAGAAAAGCTCCCTTTGGCGATCCCTTAGAATTACAAATTAATGGTTTTTTCTTGTCGCTCAGAAAAAAAGAAGCTGAAAATATTTTTGTAAGTTTAAAAGAATCAAAATAA
- the scpA gene encoding methylmalonyl-CoA mutase, translating to MRPDFEKIDIKDIRNNTSNEDFNFTEPWPTPEKVNIKNGYFKKDLEGMEHLNYAAGIPPYLHGPYSTMYVMRPWTVRQYAGFSTAEESNAFYRRNLAAGQKGLSVAFDLATHRGYDSDHDRVKGDVGKAGVAIDSILDMRILFDQIPLDKMSVSMTMNGAVLPIMAFYILAAEEQGVKPEQLIGTIQNDILKEFMVRNTFIYPPIPSMKIIADIFEYSSKNMPHFNSISISGYHMQEAGATADLELAYTLADGLEYLRAGVKAGMDIDSFAPRLSFFWGIGMNHFMEIAKMRAARMLWAKIVKKFNPKNPKSMALRTHCQTSGWSLTEQDPFNNVARTCVEAMGAALGHTQSLHTNALDEAIALPTDFSARIARNTQIFIQEETNICKSVDPWAGSYYVEKLTEELANKAWKLIEEVEELGGMAKAIDTGLPKMRIEEASARKQARIDSKYDTIVGINKYKLEKEDPIDTLEVDNSAVREKQVARIKELRDNRNQKEVMIALDEITKSCETGKGNLLELAVDAARKKATLGEISDACEKVFSRYSPPIKSISGIYSSIMNSETEFNKAQKLSDEFAQLEGRRPRIMIAKMGQDGHDRGSKVIATSFADMGFDVDIGPLFQTPKESASQAVENDVHILGVSSLAAGHKTLVPEVIKELKKLGREDIMVIVGGVIPHQDYEFLYESGAVGIFGPGTNIAIAAQNILKIMIDNL from the coding sequence ATGAGACCTGATTTTGAAAAAATTGACATAAAAGACATTCGGAATAATACTTCAAATGAAGATTTTAATTTTACAGAGCCTTGGCCAACTCCTGAAAAAGTTAATATAAAAAACGGATACTTCAAAAAAGACCTTGAAGGAATGGAGCATCTTAATTACGCAGCAGGTATTCCACCTTATTTACACGGACCCTATTCAACTATGTATGTTATGCGACCATGGACTGTCCGTCAATATGCAGGATTTTCCACAGCTGAAGAATCAAATGCTTTTTACAGAAGAAATTTGGCAGCAGGACAAAAAGGACTTTCCGTAGCATTTGACCTTGCAACGCATCGAGGTTATGATTCAGACCACGATAGGGTAAAAGGAGATGTTGGAAAGGCAGGTGTGGCTATTGATTCAATACTTGATATGCGTATTCTTTTTGATCAAATTCCTCTTGATAAAATGTCAGTTTCTATGACTATGAATGGTGCTGTGTTGCCAATTATGGCATTCTATATTCTTGCAGCAGAGGAACAAGGAGTAAAACCTGAACAACTTATCGGAACAATACAAAATGACATCCTTAAGGAATTTATGGTAAGAAATACTTTTATTTATCCACCAATTCCTTCAATGAAAATTATTGCTGATATTTTTGAATATTCTTCTAAAAATATGCCTCATTTTAATTCTATAAGTATTAGTGGATATCACATGCAAGAAGCGGGAGCTACGGCAGACCTTGAATTAGCTTACACCCTTGCTGACGGTTTAGAATATCTTAGAGCAGGAGTAAAAGCAGGGATGGATATTGACTCATTCGCACCACGTTTATCATTTTTCTGGGGAATTGGAATGAATCATTTTATGGAAATAGCAAAAATGAGAGCGGCAAGAATGCTTTGGGCAAAAATTGTAAAAAAATTCAATCCTAAAAATCCAAAATCAATGGCATTGAGAACTCATTGTCAAACATCAGGCTGGAGCCTAACCGAGCAAGACCCATTTAATAATGTTGCCAGAACTTGTGTGGAGGCAATGGGTGCAGCACTTGGGCATACACAATCCTTGCACACAAATGCATTGGATGAAGCTATTGCTTTACCAACAGATTTTTCGGCACGAATTGCAAGAAACACTCAAATATTTATTCAGGAGGAAACAAATATTTGCAAATCTGTTGACCCATGGGCAGGATCATATTATGTGGAAAAACTTACTGAAGAATTAGCAAATAAGGCATGGAAACTTATTGAAGAAGTTGAAGAACTTGGAGGTATGGCAAAAGCTATTGATACAGGTTTACCTAAAATGAGAATAGAAGAAGCTTCTGCAAGAAAACAAGCTCGTATCGATTCAAAATATGATACCATTGTTGGAATAAATAAATATAAACTTGAAAAAGAAGACCCCATCGATACACTTGAGGTTGACAACTCTGCTGTTCGTGAAAAACAAGTTGCTCGCATAAAGGAATTACGTGATAATAGAAATCAAAAAGAAGTAATGATTGCTCTAGATGAAATTACCAAAAGTTGTGAAACAGGAAAAGGTAATCTTTTGGAATTAGCAGTTGATGCCGCACGAAAAAAAGCAACACTTGGAGAAATATCTGATGCCTGTGAAAAAGTTTTTTCAAGATATTCGCCCCCAATAAAGTCAATTTCAGGAATTTACTCATCAATTATGAATAGTGAAACAGAATTTAATAAAGCACAAAAGCTATCAGATGAATTTGCTCAGTTAGAAGGTCGCAGACCAAGAATAATGATAGCAAAAATGGGACAAGACGGACACGACCGCGGTTCAAAAGTTATTGCTACAAGTTTTGCAGATATGGGCTTTGATGTTGACATAGGACCGCTTTTTCAAACTCCGAAAGAATCTGCAAGCCAGGCAGTAGAAAATGATGTTCATATCCTTGGTGTATCAAGCTTGGCTGCCGGACATAAAACATTAGTGCCTGAAGTTATTAAAGAACTTAAAAAGCTTGGACGTGAAGATATTATGGTTATTGTAGGTGGTGTAATTCCTCATCAAGACTATGAGTTTCTTTACGAAAGTGGAGCTGTTGGGATTTTTGGACCAGGAACAAATATTGCAATTGCCGCTCAAAATATTTTGAAAATAATGATTGACAACCTATAA
- a CDS encoding four helix bundle protein: protein MVQRVLKEKSYLFSVRIVKLTQYLTSTKQEYVLSKQTLRSGTAIGALIREAEFAQSNADYINKFSVALKEANETKYWIELLKDTDYIEEILFKSLFNDVKEIIAILVSTIKTLKKK, encoded by the coding sequence ATGGTACAACGTGTATTGAAAGAAAAGAGTTATCTGTTTTCAGTGCGAATTGTAAAACTTACTCAATATCTAACAAGTACCAAACAGGAATATGTGCTAAGCAAACAAACCCTTAGAAGCGGTACTGCAATTGGTGCTTTAATAAGAGAGGCTGAATTTGCTCAGAGTAATGCTGATTACATAAATAAATTTAGTGTTGCCCTCAAAGAAGCAAATGAAACCAAATACTGGATTGAGCTATTAAAAGACACTGATTACATTGAAGAAATTCTATTCAAAAGTTTATTTAACGATGTTAAAGAAATAATAGCAATACTTGTTTCAACCATAAAAACTTTGAAAAAAAAATAA
- the ispG gene encoding (E)-4-hydroxy-3-methylbut-2-enyl-diphosphate synthase has product MSQNIQIDSFFSREVFIGEIPLGGKNSVRVQSMTNTDPADIEATVNQIIELSEAGSEYVRITIPAIKNAKDLKAIKELLKKKNCNVPIITDVHFNPKVAKIAARIVEKVRINPGNFAEIKQSKKDVFTEKENNEALEKIKIQFSSLINICKKHNTALRIGTNHGSLSERILNRFGNTPLGMAESALEYLRICQELDFHNIVLSMKASNPQFMIEACRILVNKMKIENMNYPLHLGVTEAGEGEDARIKSAIGIGTLLLDGIGDTIRVSLAEDPVEEIPFAKALVENCKKRQESNSFVLKNKIFNTANTSEIKKLSDKVIVISDFSSQSKTKADFYFIENIESIPKTDKKIIYKFDKNIKQLENLFPLFNSEQYLKNKKPDTLHFLKISNSDFKKELLEEIKKNKKLVIVLKEKNNWDYWKSFSLLSENEINNPVVLFYNADAKTKSKLLIDSSLDLGSILIEGAGNGIWINGDYEKLSFDILQASKRRISKTEFVICPTCGRTSYNLQKVSLEIKAKLSHLKGLQIGIMGCIVNGLGEMGDADYGFIGSVKNKVNLYRKKDLVKSNIYLKDAVSELVKLIKTDGKWVEDDQD; this is encoded by the coding sequence ATGAGCCAAAACATCCAAATTGATAGCTTTTTCAGCAGGGAAGTTTTTATTGGAGAAATTCCTCTCGGTGGAAAAAATAGCGTTAGAGTACAATCAATGACCAATACAGATCCCGCTGATATTGAAGCTACGGTGAATCAAATTATTGAACTTTCTGAGGCAGGTTCTGAGTATGTTAGGATTACAATTCCTGCAATAAAAAATGCCAAAGACCTCAAAGCAATTAAGGAATTATTAAAGAAAAAGAATTGCAATGTTCCGATAATTACTGATGTTCATTTTAATCCAAAAGTGGCAAAAATTGCAGCGAGAATAGTTGAAAAGGTAAGAATAAATCCCGGAAATTTTGCAGAAATAAAGCAAAGTAAAAAAGATGTTTTTACGGAAAAAGAAAATAATGAAGCTCTTGAAAAAATAAAAATTCAATTTTCATCTCTGATAAATATTTGTAAAAAACACAACACTGCTCTTCGTATCGGAACTAACCATGGTTCTCTTTCCGAACGAATTTTAAATCGCTTTGGTAACACTCCTCTCGGTATGGCAGAATCTGCTCTTGAATATCTTAGAATTTGTCAAGAACTTGATTTTCATAATATTGTTCTTTCTATGAAAGCAAGCAATCCGCAGTTTATGATTGAAGCATGCAGAATCCTTGTTAATAAAATGAAAATTGAAAACATGAATTATCCCCTTCACTTGGGAGTTACAGAAGCAGGCGAAGGAGAAGATGCAAGAATCAAATCAGCAATTGGAATCGGTACTTTATTGCTTGACGGAATTGGTGATACTATCAGGGTTTCTCTTGCAGAAGACCCTGTTGAAGAAATTCCTTTTGCAAAAGCTCTTGTTGAAAATTGTAAAAAAAGGCAAGAATCAAATTCTTTTGTTTTGAAAAATAAAATCTTTAATACTGCAAATACTTCTGAAATAAAAAAATTGAGTGATAAAGTAATTGTCATCAGTGATTTTTCTTCGCAAAGTAAAACAAAAGCTGATTTTTATTTTATTGAAAATATTGAATCTATTCCTAAAACTGACAAAAAAATCATTTATAAATTTGATAAAAACATCAAGCAATTAGAAAATTTATTTCCTCTTTTTAATTCGGAACAATATCTTAAAAACAAAAAACCTGATACTTTACATTTTCTTAAAATCTCAAATTCCGATTTTAAAAAGGAGCTTTTAGAGGAAATAAAAAAAAACAAAAAGTTAGTAATTGTTCTTAAAGAAAAAAATAATTGGGACTATTGGAAAAGTTTTTCTCTTTTATCTGAAAATGAAATTAATAATCCTGTTGTTTTATTTTATAATGCAGATGCAAAAACCAAATCTAAATTACTCATTGATTCTTCACTTGACCTCGGCAGTATTTTAATAGAAGGAGCAGGAAACGGTATTTGGATAAATGGCGATTATGAAAAGCTTTCCTTTGATATTTTGCAAGCATCCAAAAGACGCATTTCAAAAACCGAATTTGTTATTTGTCCAACTTGTGGGAGAACAAGCTACAACCTTCAAAAAGTGAGTTTAGAAATAAAAGCTAAACTATCGCATCTTAAAGGATTACAAATTGGCATTATGGGTTGTATCGTAAACGGATTAGGAGAAATGGGAGATGCTGATTACGGTTTTATAGGAAGTGTTAAAAACAAAGTAAATCTTTACAGAAAAAAAGACCTTGTTAAAAGCAATATTTATTTAAAAGATGCTGTTTCCGAACTTGTTAAATTAATAAAAACTGATGGAAAATGGGTAGAGGATGACCAAGACTAA
- the feoB gene encoding ferrous iron transport protein B, translating into MTSSNKTITVALAGNPNSGKTSLFNQLVHANQKVGNFSGVTVEKVEGVTKYKDYTIKIIDLPGTYSLSAYSPEEVLARNYIIENKPDVVINVIDATNFERNLFLSMQLIELDSKFLIALNMFDEVLKQGDKIKVKQLQTLLGSHVVPTSAKRRKGIEILLDHVVRVFHGEIIPQNKISYPQLIEENISKISEVLNTDKELSEKYPVRWLAIKLLENDKIIYKLVKESPIWIKVFKLLLDANSKIEVAFKDDSEIVITERRLSFIRGALQETLKKKQKTKLTNTEILDKILINKVTGIPIFLFFMWTLFQLVFKIGQYPMHWLESFFVWMGNGVSSLITNPTAESIIVDGIIGGVGGVLVFLPNIMLLFLGLAFFEGSGYMARSAFVVDRVMHFFGLHGKSAISMITGFGCSIPAFMSTRTLKSTGDRITTLLIIPFMSCGAKLPVFILIIGAFFNPDIAGNMLFAVYLFGIFVALFSAKFFKATLFKGESEPFVMELPTYRWPSLRSLLFQMWNKASLYLKKAATIILLASVLIWLGGNFPQDSLITKEYKNKIELIQQNSKFSDLEKEQKISILIAEEDGIQIKHSIIGKIGKAIEPVIKPLGFDWRIGISLVTGIAAKEIVISTMGTLYSIGNVESKNTVSLSEKLRNENNYNLATAISLLIFVLLYIPCIAASIVFHREAGKWKWTFVYIFYSMSIAWVLAFAGYQITSLFI; encoded by the coding sequence ATGACTTCCTCCAATAAAACTATTACAGTAGCTTTAGCAGGTAATCCGAATAGTGGTAAAACATCTTTGTTTAATCAGCTTGTCCATGCAAATCAAAAAGTTGGAAATTTTAGCGGTGTAACTGTAGAAAAGGTTGAAGGAGTTACAAAATATAAAGACTACACAATAAAAATAATTGATCTCCCCGGTACTTATTCATTATCGGCATATTCTCCTGAAGAAGTTCTTGCAAGAAATTACATCATAGAAAACAAACCCGATGTAGTAATCAATGTCATTGATGCTACAAATTTTGAAAGAAATTTATTTCTTTCAATGCAATTAATTGAACTTGATAGTAAATTTTTGATTGCATTAAATATGTTTGATGAAGTTTTAAAACAAGGTGATAAAATAAAAGTTAAGCAATTACAAACACTTCTTGGTTCTCATGTTGTGCCAACATCTGCAAAGAGGCGAAAGGGAATTGAAATTTTACTTGATCATGTAGTAAGGGTTTTTCACGGAGAAATTATCCCACAAAATAAAATATCTTATCCTCAGTTAATTGAAGAAAATATTTCGAAAATATCTGAGGTTTTAAACACTGACAAAGAGCTTTCAGAAAAATATCCTGTAAGATGGTTAGCCATAAAACTTTTAGAAAATGACAAAATAATATACAAACTTGTAAAAGAAAGCCCGATTTGGATAAAAGTTTTTAAGCTTTTATTAGATGCAAACTCTAAAATAGAAGTTGCTTTTAAAGATGATTCAGAAATTGTGATTACTGAAAGAAGGCTGTCATTTATTAGAGGAGCTTTGCAAGAAACGCTTAAGAAAAAACAAAAAACCAAATTAACAAATACGGAAATTCTTGATAAAATACTTATAAATAAAGTAACGGGTATTCCTATCTTTTTGTTTTTTATGTGGACATTATTTCAGCTTGTTTTTAAAATCGGACAATATCCAATGCATTGGCTTGAAAGCTTTTTTGTATGGATGGGAAATGGAGTAAGTTCTTTGATAACAAATCCAACTGCCGAATCAATTATTGTTGACGGAATCATTGGTGGAGTAGGAGGTGTGTTGGTTTTTTTGCCAAATATTATGCTACTGTTCTTAGGATTAGCTTTTTTTGAAGGCTCAGGTTATATGGCTCGCTCAGCTTTTGTTGTTGATAGGGTTATGCATTTTTTCGGGCTTCATGGAAAATCAGCAATTTCAATGATAACAGGCTTTGGTTGTTCCATTCCTGCTTTTATGTCAACAAGAACACTAAAAAGTACTGGAGATAGAATTACTACTCTTTTGATAATTCCATTTATGAGTTGCGGAGCTAAATTACCCGTTTTCATCCTTATTATAGGTGCTTTTTTCAATCCTGATATTGCAGGAAATATGCTTTTTGCAGTTTACCTTTTTGGAATATTTGTAGCTTTATTTTCTGCAAAGTTTTTTAAAGCAACTTTATTTAAAGGAGAATCAGAACCATTTGTTATGGAACTTCCAACTTACAGATGGCCCTCATTAAGATCTCTTTTATTTCAAATGTGGAATAAAGCTTCATTGTATTTAAAGAAAGCAGCAACAATAATTCTTTTGGCTTCAGTCTTAATTTGGCTTGGAGGAAACTTTCCTCAAGATTCATTAATTACAAAGGAATACAAAAACAAAATTGAATTAATTCAACAAAATTCAAAGTTTTCGGATTTAGAAAAAGAACAAAAAATCAGTATTCTTATAGCTGAGGAAGATGGAATTCAAATTAAACATTCAATAATTGGGAAAATTGGAAAAGCTATTGAACCTGTAATAAAACCATTAGGTTTTGACTGGCGAATAGGAATAAGTTTGGTAACAGGTATTGCTGCAAAAGAGATTGTTATTTCCACAATGGGTACTTTGTACTCAATTGGTAATGTAGAATCTAAAAACACTGTCTCTCTTTCTGAAAAGCTGAGAAATGAAAATAATTACAATCTTGCTACGGCTATTTCTCTTCTAATATTTGTACTTCTTTACATTCCATGTATTGCAGCTTCAATTGTTTTTCACAGAGAAGCAGGAAAATGGAAATGGACTTTTGTTTATATTTTTTATTCAATGTCAATTGCTTGGGTGCTTGCCTTTGCCGGTTATCAAATAACAAGTCTTTTTATTTAG